From one Callithrix jacchus isolate 240 chromosome 2, calJac240_pri, whole genome shotgun sequence genomic stretch:
- the LOC100387321 gene encoding pancreatic progenitor cell differentiation and proliferation factor-like — protein MAAIPSSGSLMATHYHRRCLGSTSRSSSCRSTECPAEAIPHHPASFLESPPSRSWPWCWSLQSTRNPPPPGLPQRDHLWPGSEHPEEAAQWSAQHSQLWAAVLT, from the exons ATGGCGGCCATCCCCTCCAGCGGCTCACTCATGGCCACCCACTACCACCGGCGCTGCCTGGGTTCCACTTCCAGAAGCAGCTCCTGCCGTAGTACCGAGTGCCCCGCAGAAGCCATTCCCCACCACC CAGCTTCTTTTTTGGAAAGTCCACCCTCCCGTTCATGGCCATGGTGCTGGAGTCTGCAGAGCACCCGGAACCCCCCCCCACCAGGCCTCCCGCAGCGCGACCACCTGTGGCCTGGCTCAGAACACCCTGAGGAAGCAGCCCAGTGGTCAGCACAGCACAGCCAGCTCTGGGCCGCCGTCCTGACCTGA
- the LOC100409206 gene encoding cAMP-dependent protein kinase catalytic subunit gamma-like, whose amino-acid sequence MGNVPAKDTEQKVVKEFLAGAKEDFLRRWERPVQNTARLDQFKLLKTLGIGSFGRVVLVSHRESGSHYAMKILNKEKVVRLKQVQHVLNEKRILQAIDFPFLVKLHFSFRDNSNLYLVMEYVPGGDMFSHLQRVGRFTEPHACFYAAQIVLAFQYLHSLDLIHRDLKPENIVIDQQGYLGVTDFGFAKRVRGRTWTLCGTPEYLAPEIILNKGYSKAVDWWTLGVLIYEMAVGFPPFYVDQRNSVVQNILSGKMRFPSHVSSDLKDLLRNLLQVDLSKRFRNLRNGVGDIKNHKWFATTNWIAIYEKQVEAPFIPKFEGPGDASNFDNYEEEEIRISINEKYANEFSQF is encoded by the coding sequence ATGGGCAACGTGCCCGCCAAGGACACAGAGCAGAAGGTCGTGAAAGAGTTCCTAGCCGGAGCCAAAGAAGATTTCCTCCGTAGATGGGAACGCCCGGTTCAGAACACCGCCCGCTTGGATCAGTTTAAACTGCTCAAGACGCTGGGCATCGGCTCCTTCGGGCGGGTGGTCCTGGTGAGTCACCGGGAGAGCGGCAGCCACTATGCCATGAAGATCCTCAACAAGGAGAAGGTGGTGAGACTGAAACAGGTCCAGCATGTCCTGAACGAGAAGCGCATCCTGCAGGCGATCGACTTTCCGTTCCTCGTCAAGCTCCATTTCTCCTTCAGGGACAACTCCAACCTGTACCTGGTGATGGAGTACGTGCCGGGTGGGGACATGTTCTCCCACCTACAGCGCGTCGGAAGGTTCACAGAGCCCCATGCCTGTTTCTATGCCGCCCAGATCGTCCTGGCCTTCCAGTACTTGCACTCGCTCGACCTCATCCACCGCGACCTGAAGCCCGAGAACATCGTCATCGACCAGCAGGGCTACCTGGGGGTGACCGACTTCGGTTTCGCCAAGCGCGTGAGGGGCCGCACTTGGACCCTGTGCGGGACCCCCGAGTACCTGGCCCCCGAGATCATCCTGAACAAAGGCTACAGCAAGGCCGTGGACTGGTGGACCCTGGGGGTGCTCATCTATGAGATGGCCGTGGGCTTCCCGCCCTTCTACGTCGACCAGCGGAATTCCGTCGTCCAAAACATCCTCTCTGGGAAGATGCGGTTCCCCTCCCACGTCAGCTCTGACCTCAAGGACCTGCTGCGGAACCTGCTGCAGGTGGACCTCTCCAAGCGCTTCAGGAACCTCCGGAACGGGGTCGGCGACATTAAGAACCACAAGTGGTTCGCCACAACCAATTGGATCGCCATCTATGAGAAACAGGTGGAAGCTCCCTTCATCCCGAAGTTCGAAGGCCCTGGGGATGCCAGTAACTTTGACAACTACGAGGAGGAAGAGATCCGGATCTCCATCAACGAGAAGTATGCCAACGAGTTTTCTCAGTTTTAG